One Formosa agariphila KMM 3901 genomic window, GCGTCTACAACATGCGCATCCCAAACTTTATCGAATAATGTTTTTTTCATTTTTTAAGTTTTTGCTATTTCAAATGTATATTAATCTAAAATAGACTTCAGGCTTATTTTTTAAGCTGAAATAATTTGACTGTAAATACTACTACCTTCAATGATTTGATGAATATCAGAATCATTTATTTCTTTTTTTACATCTGCAAAATCTAAGAAACTTGCGTAAACGACATCTAACTGTAATTTTGTTAACTCGTAACCTACATTTTTAGCTCTATACGCTAAAGCAGCTCTACCACTTCTAGCGGTTAAAACAATTGCAGATTCTGTAACTCCAACATCTTTAGGGTCTATAATTTCGTACGTTTCACGATTTTTAATTACACCATCTTGGTGAATTCCAGAACTGTGTGCAAAAGCATTAGCTCCAACAATAGCCTTGTTTGGCTGGGTGTAAATACCCATATGTTCTGAAACCATTTGGCTTGTGCTATATAATAAAGATGTATTAATGTTTGTGTCTAAATTTAAAGTAGGATGCTGTTTTAAAATCATTACAACTTCTTCTAAAGCAGTGTTTCCTGCACGCTCACCAATACCATTAATAGTACATTCTATTTGTCTTGCACCATTAATTACACCTTCTATAGAGTTTGCTGTTGCTAAACCTAAATCGTTGTGGCAGTGGCAAGATAAAATGGCTTTTTCTATACCTTTAACGTTTTCCATTAAGTACTTAATTTTAGCACCATATTCGTTTGGTAAGCAATACCCCGTAGTATCTGGAATGTTTAAAACCGTTGCTCCAGCTGCAATTACAGCTTCGCATACTCTTGCTAAATAGTCGTTGTCTGTTCGTCCTGCATCTTCAGCATAAAACTCTACATCTTCTGTAAATGTTTTAGCATAACGAACGGCTCTTACAGCACGCTCGATGATAGCATCGCGATTAGAGTTGAATTTAAATTTTATATGAGAATCAGATGTTCCAATTCCTGTGTGAATTCTAGATTTTTTTGCATAACGCAACGCTTCACCAGCAACTTTAATATCATTTTCTACAGACCTTGTCAGACCACAAACCGTTGCATTCTTTACGATTTTTGAAATGGCTTCAACCGAAGCAAAATCTCCAGGACTTGACACCGGGAAGCCCGCTTCAATAACGTCAACTCCCAGCGTGTCAAGTCTTTCAGCAATGATTAATTTTTGCTCTTTGTTTAACTTGCAACCAGGGACTTGTTCGCCATCGCGTAACGTTGTGTCAAATATTTGAATGTTAGAATGTGACATATATCTAAATTTAATTTCTTTATTGTTCTACGAATTTATATTATACTTTTGTTAAACAATACCTCATAATGGTGCTTTTACGATGTTTAAAAGCATTTTTGTATATGTAAATAATTGAAATTCAATAAGTTAGAACTATTTTTATTTGATGATAAAAGACCAAAAAGATAATTTATTTTTATTAGTAAAGTCTCTAACTAAGTCCGAAAAGCGACAGTTTAAACTTTATGTAGGAAGACTAGGTGTAAATAACGATTCAAAATTTTTGAACCTTTTTAATATCTTAGATAAGTTATCTGTCTACGACGAAGATTTTATTTTAAAAAACGGTGACGTTAAAAAACAACAGTTGGCAAATGTAAAAGCGCATTTGTACAAGCAAATTCTAATTAGTTTAAAGTTAAACCCTTCGCACCAAAATATTAGGTCTCAAATTCGTGAGCAATTAGATTTTGCTTCAATTTTATATCACAAAGGGTTATATAAACAAAGTTTAAAAATTCTGGATAAATCGAAAGATTTAGCCATTCAGAATGAAGAGAAAAACTTGGCTTTCGAGATTGTAGAATTCGAGAAGTTAATAGAATCTCAGTATATTACACGTAGTATAGGAGGACGTGCAGACGAACTTACAATTCAGGCAAAAGAACTTAGTGCATTAAATGTTGTAGCTAGTAAATTATCTAATTTGTCACTTCAGTTATATGGTTTGTTTTTAAAAACAGGTTATGTTAAAAATGAAGATGAAGGCGAACAAGTAGCTTCTTATTTTTACAAAAGATTACCAAAATACGATATTAAGAATCTAGGATTTCGCGAAAAATTATGGCTATACAATGCGTATTTGTGGTTTAGTTTTTTAACTCAAGATTTTAAAAACTGTTACAGGTATGCTTCTAAATGGGTGGAATTATTTTACGATAATCCAAACATGATTAATCTAAATCCGGTTTTCTTTTTAAAGGGAAAAAACTATTTATTAGAAGCGTTATTCTTTGTTAGAAGTCGAGATAAATTTGAAGAAGCTCTTATCCGTTTAGAAAAAACAGTGAGCGATAAAACATTTTTAAGAGATGAAAACGTTGAAGCTTTGGCGTTTTTATATTTGAATTTAAATAAAGTGAATTTACATTTTATAGATGGTTCTTTTGAAGAAGGCTTAAAATTGATTCCTAAAATTGAAGCCGATTTAAAGAAGTATTCAAATAGAATAGACGAACATCACACCATGATTTTCTATTACAAATTTGCGAGTTTGTATTTTGGGGCGGGAGACAATAAAAAGTGTATTACGTATCTCGATAAAATTATTTCTAACAAAAGTTTGTCCATGCGTGAAGACTTATTGTGCTTCTCTAGAGTCTTAAATTTAGTAGCACATTACGAGGCTGGACTGGATTATCATATAGAAACATTATTACGTAGTACATATAAGTTTTTAATCAAGATGAACGATTTACATGAAGTTCAAAAAGAGATGATAAAATTTATAAAAGGCTTGCAAGACGTGTATCCGCAGGATATTAAAAAAGCTTTTATGAAGTTACGAGATACGTTAAAAACCTACGAAGATCACCCGTATGAAAAACGTGCATTCTTATATTTAGACATTATTTCTTGGTTGGAAAGTAAGATTGAAAACAAGCCTGTAGGTCAGATTATTAAAGATAAATATTTGGCGAATAACAAGAGCTAAAAAAGATAATTTCATAAAAATGTTCTAAATAATTTGGAAAATCAACTTTTCTAACTGAATATTTGTACTCACAAAGTTCAATTACATATTGAAATGTTATCAAGAAAGGTGGAGGGATTAGACCCGCTGAAACCTTAGCAACCCTTTAACTTATAAAGAAGGTGCTAAATTCTACTTAAAAACCGATTCATTTATCGGGGATTTAGATAGATAACTAAACGAAATTGCTAGCAGTAATTTTAATTTTTCTTTTTAACATTTTTCTATTAGGTATGCCTTAAAAATTAGGGTGCATTTGGCTTTTAGTTTTAATTTATTAACTCAAAAAGAAAGAAAAATGAGTACACAAAAATTCGCAACACAAGCGTTGCACGCAGGACACGATGTTACAAAAAATGGAGGAACACGTGCGGTGCCAATTTATCAAACTTCATCTTATGTGTTTAACGATTCAGACCATGCAGCAAACTTATTTGCGCTGGCAGAACCAGGTTACATTTACACACGATTAAACAACCCTACTAACGATATTTTAGAGCAGCGTCTAGCAGCAATCGAAGGCGGTATTGCAGCAGTTGTTACTGCTTCTGGAACGGCGGCGATTTCTACAGCTTTATTAACATTATTAAAAGCTGGAGATCATATTGTAGCATCTAGTAGTTTGTATGGCGGAACCTACAATTTATTGGCTGTTACTTTACCAAGACACGGTATTACAACCACATTTGTAGACCCTTCTGAGGCTGAAAATTTTCAAGCTGCAGTACAAGATAATACACGAGCTGTATTTATTGAATCTTTAGGGAATCCGAAATTAGATGTTTTAGATATTGAAGCTATTGCCAAAGTATCTAAAGCGAATGATATTCCTTTAATTGTAGATAATACAGTGGCTTCTCCAGCCTTATTAAATCCAATTCAATACGGTGCAAATCTTGTTATTCACTCGTTAACAAAATACATTAACGGAAACGGCACAAGTTTAGGAGGTGTTATTGTCGATGCTGGAACATTTAATTGGGCAAACGGAAAATTCCCTGAATTTACAGAACCATCTGCAGGATATCACGGGTTAGTATATAGCGAGGTTTTAAAAGAAGCCGCGTTTATTGCTAAAGTTAGAATTGAGGGCTTACGTGACTATGGTAGTGCTTTAAGTCCGTTTAACGCCTTTCAAATTATTCAAGGGTTAGAAACTTTAGAATTACGTATTAAAAAACATAGTGAAAATGCTTTGGCTTTAGCACAATGGTTGGAAACACAAGACGAAATTGCTTGGGTAAATTATCCAGGTTTAGAAAGTAGTAAATATAAAGCTTTAGCAGATAAATACCTTCCAAAAGGCCAAAGCGGTATGGTAACATTTGGGCATAAAGGTGGTTTTGATGCTGCTAAAATTATAGCCGATAAAACTCAAATATTCTCACTTTTAGCAAATATTGGAGATACCAAATCATTAATCATTCACCCTTCAAGTACCACGCATCAGCAGTTAGATGATGCGGCTCAAGCAGCTTCTGGAGTGACTAAAGATTTAGTGCGTTTATCTGTAGGAATAGAGGATTTAGAAGATCTAAAATCTGATTTAAAACAAGCCTTCGAAGCTGTTAAAAACGCCTAACAGTTTCTTTTAAATTAAG contains:
- a CDS encoding 2-isopropylmalate synthase, which gives rise to MSHSNIQIFDTTLRDGEQVPGCKLNKEQKLIIAERLDTLGVDVIEAGFPVSSPGDFASVEAISKIVKNATVCGLTRSVENDIKVAGEALRYAKKSRIHTGIGTSDSHIKFKFNSNRDAIIERAVRAVRYAKTFTEDVEFYAEDAGRTDNDYLARVCEAVIAAGATVLNIPDTTGYCLPNEYGAKIKYLMENVKGIEKAILSCHCHNDLGLATANSIEGVINGARQIECTINGIGERAGNTALEEVVMILKQHPTLNLDTNINTSLLYSTSQMVSEHMGIYTQPNKAIVGANAFAHSSGIHQDGVIKNRETYEIIDPKDVGVTESAIVLTARSGRAALAYRAKNVGYELTKLQLDVVYASFLDFADVKKEINDSDIHQIIEGSSIYSQIISA
- a CDS encoding O-acetylhomoserine aminocarboxypropyltransferase/cysteine synthase family protein, which codes for MSTQKFATQALHAGHDVTKNGGTRAVPIYQTSSYVFNDSDHAANLFALAEPGYIYTRLNNPTNDILEQRLAAIEGGIAAVVTASGTAAISTALLTLLKAGDHIVASSSLYGGTYNLLAVTLPRHGITTTFVDPSEAENFQAAVQDNTRAVFIESLGNPKLDVLDIEAIAKVSKANDIPLIVDNTVASPALLNPIQYGANLVIHSLTKYINGNGTSLGGVIVDAGTFNWANGKFPEFTEPSAGYHGLVYSEVLKEAAFIAKVRIEGLRDYGSALSPFNAFQIIQGLETLELRIKKHSENALALAQWLETQDEIAWVNYPGLESSKYKALADKYLPKGQSGMVTFGHKGGFDAAKIIADKTQIFSLLANIGDTKSLIIHPSSTTHQQLDDAAQAASGVTKDLVRLSVGIEDLEDLKSDLKQAFEAVKNA